A single window of Anopheles moucheti chromosome 2, idAnoMoucSN_F20_07, whole genome shotgun sequence DNA harbors:
- the LOC128300596 gene encoding 26S proteasome regulatory subunit 6A-B-like, producing the protein MAENSLVAEFNAVNIDDPECEEFVFSLATEELMAFNVKMDSEISSMKQAIIECEQRAAKLKNMLDKNTAFLKRNRKLPYLVANVLEVLDMDPLEDEKKHVDGMVLQDSQRKCKSAVIKTTTRQIIYLPLVGIVDADKLIPGDLVGVNRDTFLIMEVLPMERDPRVQAMQVTVRPTEQYTDIGGLDNQIKELIEAIVLPLTHKDKFIRLGIRPPKGVLMYGPPGTGKTLLARACAAQTRANFIKLAGPQLVQMCIGDGAKLVRDAFALAKEKAPTIIFIDELDAIGTKRFDSCKSGDREVQRTMLELLNQMDGFGSTDEIKVIGATNRVDILDPALLRSGRLDRKIEFPHPNDEARARIMQIHSRKMNVSADVNFEQIARCMDDFNGAQCKAVCMEAGMFAMKRSAFEVEHEDFLEAIIEVQAKKKVNLNYFT; encoded by the coding sequence ATGGCTGAAAATAGTCTCGTTGCGGAATTCAACGCGGTTAATATCGACGATCCTGAGTGTGAAGAGTTTGTATTCTCATTGGCAACTGAAGAACTGATGGCGTTCAACGTGAAAATGGACAGCGAGATCAGCTCAATGAAGCAAGCTATCATCGAATGTGAACAGCGTGCTGCAAAGTTAAAAAACATGCTGGATAAAAACACTGCATTTCTGAAACGGAATCGTAAGCTGCCCTATCTTGTGGCGAACGTACTGGAGGTGCTGGATATGGATCCACTGGAGGATGAGAAGAAACATGTGGACGGCATGGTGTTGCAGGATTCACAACGAAAGTGCAAGAGTGCGGTGATCAAAACCACCACACGGCAAATCATCTACCTGCCCTTGGTGGGCATCGTGGATGCGGATAAATTGATCCCAGGAGATTTGGTTGGGGTTAACCGGGATACTTTCTTGATTATGGAGGTCCTACCGATGGAGCGTGACCCGCGTGTTCAGGCGATGCAGGTGACCGTACGTCCAACGGAGCAGTACACGGATATTGGAGGATTGGACAACCAAATAAAGGAATTGATCGAAGCGATCGTGCTGCCTCTGACGCACAAGGACAAGTTCATACGTTTGGGCATTCGGCCCCCGAAGGGTGTGCTGATGTATGGACCTCCCGGGACTGGGAAAACACTGCTAGCGCGTGCTTGTGCCGCGCAAACGCGTGCCAACTTTATAAAGCTCGCCGGTCCACAGCTGGTACAGATGTGCATCGGTGATGGCGCCAAGCTCGTGCGGGACGCGTTCGCCCTGGCGAAGGAAAAGGCGCCAACTATCATCTTCATCGACGAGCTGGATGCGATCGGTACGAAGCGTTTCGACTCGTGCAAGTCCGGCGATCGGGAGGTTCAGCGCACGATGCTTGAGCTGCTGAATCAGATGGATGGGTTCGGATCGACGGACGAGATAAAGGTGATTGGGGCGACCAACCGGGTTGACATACTCGATCCGGCCCTGCTGCGTTCCGGGCGTCTTGATAGGAAAATCGAGTTTCCACACCCGAACGATGAAGCACGGGCCCGTATCATGCAGATTCATTCGCGCAAGATGAATGTCAGTGCCGATGTCAACTTTGAGCAGATTGCCCGTTGCATGGATGATTTCAATGGGGCACAGTGTAAGGCGGTTTGCATGGAGGCCGGTATGTTTGCGATGAAACGGTCGGCGTTCGAGGTTGAGCACGAAGACTTCTTGGAGGCAATCATTGAAGTGCAAGCGAAGAAGAAAGTTAATTTGAACTATTTTACATAG